The genomic stretch AGTCTATGGCCCCTATACCAACGAAGAACTGGTGGGGGAAGCCTTGGCGCCGGTACGCCGGCAAGTGGTCATTGCCACCAAATTTGGCTTCGACATTCGGGATGGCAAGATGATAGGGACCAATAGCCGACCAGAACAGATCCGGAAAGCCGTGGAAGGGTCTCTGAAGCGCCTCCGTACTGATGTGATTGACCTGCTCTACCAGCATCGGGTTGATCCGCAGGTGCCTATTGAAGATGTTGCCGGCACTGTAAAAGACCTGATTCAGGAGGGCAAGGTGCGCTACTTTGGCCTTTCAGAAGCTGGCGTGAAAAACATCCGGCGGGCACACGCCGTACAACCAGTAGCGGCCTTGCAGAGCGAATATTCCCTGTGGTGGCGCGAACCAGAAGCTGAAATTATTCCCACCCTTGAAGAACTCGGCATTGGCTTCGTGCCATTCAGCCCGCTCGGCAAAGGTTTTCTTACCGGTGCTATCAAGGAAGACACCCGGCTTGATCCCAATGATTTCCGGAACACCGTGCCTCGATTCAGGGAAGAAAACCGAAAAGCCAATATGGCTTTGGTGGCCTTGCTGGAAAGAATAGCCAAAGAAAAAGCTGCTACTCCGGCCCAGATTGCCCTTGCCTGGTTGCTGGCACAAAAACCGTGGATTGTGCCAATTCCCGGTACCACCAAACTGCACCGGCTGCGGGAAAATATCGGCGCGGTAAACATTCAACTGTCTGCTGAAGACCTCCAGCAAATCCAGGAAGCCCTTAGCAAAATCCCGATACTGGGCGAGCGCTACGGAGAAGCGCAGCAAAAACAAATAGACCGTTAAGCCTCTTTATCGCTCAGTTTATTGATCTGCCTATTTCCGTTCCGGCTGTTGTGCCCGGCAAAGGCACAACGGCCGGAAAAGGGAAATGATTGCCAGAACCGCTCAAAAACATCCACAATATGCATATCAAACATTGGTTTTGGGTATCTCTTTTCAGCGCCGGATCCCTGCCCGCTTTTTCCCAGACAACCGAAAGCACAAAGAAGCTGTATCATTTCTCGGGATCGGCCTCTGTAACTAACAATGGCATTGCCCTGGTACCAAATTTTTCCTTAAACCGACCAGCAGCCATTTTTCTGTTTTCTTTTGGCGGAAAAAGATTTTCTGTTGAGCCTGATATCCGTTTTTCTCTTGATGCCAAGCCTTGGACCATGCTGTTCTGGAGCCGATATCAGATTATTCCGGAAGGAAAATTTCAATTGCGCACCGGTGCCCATCTGGGCTTGAATTACAAAATCAACACGCTACCGGTGGATGGAACGCCCACAAAGCTGAATGTAGTGAGAAGATATCTCGCTGCCGAGCTGGTTCCCACCTATCACATTTCTTCTCGCCTGGGTTTGGGTGCTTATTACCTTTATGCACGGGGACTGGATGCGGGTACAATTGTCAATTCCCATTTTGTTTTGTTCAGTGCCAACCTGAATCCAATTCTGCCTGCAGCCGGATCTGAATCTCTGATAAAACGGTTTTACCTGACGACCTCTCCACAGGTTTATTATCTGAATCAGGATGGCCTATCAGGAGCGTATCTGAACGTCAATATGCAGGTTGGCATTCACGATTTTCCCCTATCGTTGTCTTCTACCTTCAATGAAAAGCTTCATTCCCGGATTGCGGGAAAAAGCCTGATATGGAACGTCAGCCTGGTATATGCATTTCAAACAACGCTGACAAAGGCTTCCGCCCCGGTACTTCCTTAAAACCAACCCATTGTTGTTTCTCTGCCCCTGGATGGGCCAGGGTTCCTGCAAAAATCTTACCTTCGATACAACTGAACAGGGGGATAGCTATGAACCGGGCTGAATGGCAAGATGCGCTGCGTTTTTTAAAAAAGGGCACGCCCCGGCGATATCTAAACGCTGCCCGGGTTTTGGGTAGTTATTATCTAAGCAAATGGACGCATCGGCCCATCCAATGGGGCTTTCCCATTGCGCTATCCGTTGAACCCACAACAGCCTGCAACCTACGCTGCCCGGAATGCCCCAGCGGACTTCGGGCTTTTACCCGCGCAACAGGAAAAATCAACCCTGCTTTTTTCCGGCAGATCATCGATGAACTCCATCAGGACTTGTGGTATCTGATCTTTTATTTTCAGGGAGAGCCTTATCTGCATCCGCAACTGCTGGACATGGTTGCATATGCCCATCAGAAAGGCATTTACACAGCTACCTCCACCAATGCACATTTTCTGGACACATCCCATGCCCGGCAAACTGTGGAAAGCGGCCTGGATCGACTGATTATTTCCATTGACGGAACCACGCAGGATGTATATCAGCAATACCGCCGAGCAGGGCAGCTGGAAAAAGTGCTGGCCGGCGCCCGGGAAATCGTCAGATGGAAACGGGAACTTCATTCCCCTACCCCCTATGTATTTTTCCAGTTTCTGGTGGTAAAACCCAATCAGCATCAGATTCCGGAAATCAAGCGATTGGCAAAGGAAATCGGGGTGGATGGCGTACGATTCAAAACCGCTCAGATTTATGACTATCAAAACGGAAATCCACTGATACCCGATTTGGATCATTATTCCCGATACAAAAAAATGCCGGATGGCAGCTACCGGTTGAAAAACAAACTATCCAACCATTGCTGGAAACTCTGGCATTCACCCGTAATTACCTGGGATGGATGGGTAGTGCCCTGTTGTTTTGACAAAGATGCCAGCCATAAAATGGGCAACCTGAAAGAACAGTCTTTTCGTAAAATCTGGCATAACGAACAGTATTCTCATTTTCGGCAACAATTACTCAAAGGTCGCAGGCACATTGATATTTGCCAGAACTGCAGCGAGGGTACCCGTGTGTGGGGATAATCAGGTCTTTGCCTGGCTGGACTTTCGCTTCCCGCTCCAGTCTGCAATTTTTTTCAGCAGCCACAACTGCGCTACGGAAAAAAGAAATTTATATACCCCTGGCGAGGGTCCGTTTTTTCTGAACAACAACTGCAGCAAACTTTTACCCAGGCCTTTGCTGGTATCCAAAACTGTATTCCAGATCAGCTCTCCGCTATGGTTGTACACATACACCCATTGGCGGGCGAGTGCTTCTTCCTGTTCTGCACAAGCTTTTCGCAACCTGCGATATTCAGTCTTTAATTCTTCAAATGCATCTTTTGATGGCATACATGCAGTTTAATGTTCATCGTTTTCATCCAGGAAAGTATGGATCACCAGGTTGGCAATGGGACGCAAAAAAATCTGCCGGCGGAATACATACACCAGCATAAAAATCAGGATATACAGCACAGCTACTGCCAGGAATCCCAATGCATAGCTGCCCATCCATGCTCCCAGCCAGTATCCCAGGGCTATTCCCAAAAAAATCACCACCAACAGCACAATAAAGCCAGCAAGCAGCACACCTAGAATAAGGCTGATAGCTTTTACCAGTCGTATCAACAGCCGGGTCCGCACAAGGGCAATCCGCGTCTGAAGATATTGCAATAATAGCTTGCGTAATTCTTCCAAAACTGTAAACAAATTCTCGTTCATATGCTCGGGTTATGATTCTTCTTCCCGCGAAGTCATTTCCTGCAGCCAAGATGCGCCTTTATCCAGTTGATCTTCGATATCCGCACGCCACTTGTTGAGTTTTGCTTTCATTTCATCCACAATTTCATCTACCTTTTCGGAATGCAGGAAATAGCCGATGATAGCGCCCACGGCGATCCCCAGCAAAAAAGCACTGGTGTCTTTCCATTTGGAATCTGCCATATGTTTAAATTTTTTGTATGGATTTGTTTAGCTCAAATTACGCAAAACCTTCTTTATCAACAATTGTGCATGGGGTTTTTCATCTGTAATAATGGCTGTTTTCAATTTCCCGGGCTACGGAATCCGGTACCAGATAACGAATGGGCTTACCTTCCCGGATGCGTCTCCGAATCAGGGAAGCTGAAATATCCAGCAAAGGCGCCTGGACGATTTGCCCTTGCGGAGGCAAATCGTCTGGTTTTACCGGAAAACCCGCACGCGGATAGATGTAAAAACCCACATGTGCCTGAATCCAGCCTGCATTCTTCCATCTGGGAAAATTCTGCAGGCTGTCGCTTCCCATAATTAAGGCAAACTGATGGTGGGGATATTTTTCAAACAAATAAGCCAATGTATCGGCTGTATAGGATGGTTTGGGCAGGGAAAATTCCACGGCTGAGGCTTCCAACCTGGGATCGCCCTCCACAGCCAGCTGTGCGAGATGCAGGCGCTGATATTCATTCAGCAGGGAACCAGCAGGTTTAAACGGATTCTGCGGGCTCACCACCAGCCAGACTTTATCCAGATCAGTTTCATAAGCCAGATAGCTAGCGATGATCAGGTGCCCGTGGTGGATGGGATTAAATGAGCCAAAGAAAAGTCCGATTTTCATGTTGACGAGCCGGTGTATGGAGGTTTGCCAACAAAATTGCGGAAATTCTGTAGGTTTGCAGCCGAAAACTTCTGCCTGCAGGCAGAAAAGCCTCCTTAGCTCAGCTGGTTAGAGCGGCTGTTTCGTAAATAGCAGGTCGTGGGTTCAAATCCCATGGGAGGCTCAGGGGCGATTACAGGTATTTTTCTCCGATATTCCGTTTCACCTCGGCTACATATTCCTTGATTTCTTGTTCTCGGTTTTTTTTGCAGATCAGCAGCACATCGGGAGTGTCCACCACAATAAAATCATCCAGTCCTTGTAGTACCAGCAATCGCTCGCTACTGCTGTGCACCATGCAACGGGTAGCATCTACAATCAGCACATCCCGGGCAGCCACGGCATTTTCCAGATAGTCGCGGGGCATGTTTTCATAAGCCGAATTCCAGGTGCCCAGATCACTCCATCCGAAATCAGAAGGGATGACATACACGTTTTCCGCTTTTTCCATGATGGCATAATCAATGGAAATATTGGTGCATTGTGCATAGGTCATCTCCATTACTTCCGGTTCCTCGGGCGTGAGCATCGCTTCGGAAGCCGCTGAAAAAAGCTCATACATCTCCGGCTGCAGCCGCTGAAAGGCTTCTAAGATTTTCCGCACATCCCAGGCAAATATGCCGGCATTCCAGAGGAAATCGCCGCTTTTCAGAAATGTCTTTGCCAGTTCGAGATCGGGCTTTTCGGTGAAAGTTTTGACTTTAAAAATATGGTCGATGCTTTTCTGGGGTTCATATTGAATATACCCGTAGCCGGTATCGGGCCGGGTAGGCTTGATGCCAAATGTAAGCAGGGCATCGCGGCCATTCACAAACTGAAAGGCTTCCAGGCAGGTTTTGGTGAAACTAGTTTCTTCCAGAATCAGATGATCGGCTGGTGCAAAAAGCAGATTGGCATGTGGATCCTGTTTGTAAATCCGAAATGAAGCATAGGCAATGCAAGGCGCCGTGTTTTTGCGCGAGGGTTCGGCCAAAATATTTTCTTCAGGCAAATCAGGTAATTGCTCTCTGACAAGCGGAACATACTGATGATGGGTAATGACCTGAATATTTTCCGGTCGCATGAAGCGGAGAAACCGGTCGTAGGTATGCTGAATCAAAGTTTTTCCTGTGTTCAGAATGTCGAGAAACTGCTTGGGCTTATCGGCCCGGCTTACCGGCCAGAACCGGCTTCCGATGCCGCCAGCCATAATGATTACATAAGCATGTTTATTCATGACAGACTTTTCTTTATATCAGTCCTTCCCGGATCAGGTCATGCAAATGAATGATTCCGTCGTAATGACCGTTGGAGTCCAGCACCACCACCTGGGTAATATTATGCTGACGCATCAGCTGCAGGGCTTCCACGGCAAGTGCATCCCGGTGGATGGTTTTCGGATGAATGGTCATCACATCGCGGGCCCTGAGTTGCTGAAACTGTTCATATTTTTCCATCATGCGTCTTAAATCCCCGTCGGTAATTACACCAACCAGCTGATCCTGATGCACCACAGCAGTAATGCCCAGCCTGCCGCCTGTCATCTCCAGAATGACTTCCCGGATGGAACTATCTGGACTGACGCAGGGTTTGGCATTGTGCACCGAAAGATCCCTGACTCGCAAATACAATTTTTTCCCCAGGGTGCCTCCTGGATGAAATTTAGCAAAATCTTCCGCACTAAAACCCTTGAGGCGAATCAAAGCCGTGGCCAGAGCATCGCCCATGGCCAGCTGCGCTGTGGTGCTGGAGGTGGGTGCCAGGTTGTTGGGGCAAGCTTCCTGGCTTACAGTGGTGTTGAGTACAAAATCGGCCTGCCGGGCCAAAGAAGATTGCATATTGCCCACAATCGCAATGACCGGCGTATGAAAGTTTTTAATCAGCGGCAAAAGCACCTTTATTTCCGGCGATTCTCCGCTTTTGGAAAGCATGATAACCACATCTTCCGGCTGAATCATGCCAAGATCACCATGAATAGCATCGGCTGCATGCATGAATATGGCCGGAGTACCCGTAGAATTGAAGGTTGCCACGATTTTCTGGGCAATGATGGCGCTTTTACCAATACCGGTAATCACTACCTTACCGGAGCAAGAAGCAATAAGGCGGACGGATTGAATGAATCCATCATCCAGATAGGTGATCATTTGCTGCAGGGCCTCCGCTTCTTTGGCAAGCGTGTTCCGGGCAATATCCAGAATTTCTTCATCTGTCAACGCAGGCAAATCCGTATGCCGGGAGGGGTGGGCCATAACGGTTGCGAAATTCGGATAATTCTGTCAGTTTTTATTTCACCCGCCAGCTGTTCCGACCCGATTGAAACAATACCATTCCCTTAAAACGGTACGACTCGGATGGAAGCTGCATGCCTGTCCCAAAGAGAGAAACCCGGGGATATAATGCAGATGCGGTTGCTGATCGGAACAAGGATGCCGACTGGCGAAAGCTTCCGGAAAGAATATAATTCTGTATAGCCTGCAAATTGGCATCTCGCAAATCGCCCCAGTTGAGGTTAATATAATCGGGTTGCAAACTATTGGGAGGAATACCTTCAAAATAGCTGCCCTGCCCGCTGGCATTCAGGGTCTGGAAGTTTACGTCATACAAATCAGCCAGATGCTGAATTCGGCCCAGGGAATCATAATCGCTGATGGACCATTGGAAAAAGCCTACCGGTTTTCCGTAGGTGGTATCGCCCACCGTGAGTACGGACATATACGGCTTCAGGTTGTTAAAGGTTAATTCGCTGGCAGAAACGGTGTTGCGGCTGGTGATGAAAAACACATGATCCAGCTGAAGTCCGCCGGTGCTATTTCCGAAATATACTTTCTGCGGAAATCCGCTCAGCTGATCCAGATAGGCTGTAATCCGGTCGTTATACACATAGCTGTACATGAGCTGACCGGCTGCACTGGCCGGGGCCAGCAGGCTGTCCAGATAAGCTACCGTGGTTACTGATCCGCCGGTATTGTAACGTTCATCCACAATCACGTCTTTCACGCCGGCAGATTTGAATTTGGTAAAGATCTGATCCAGTTCATTTTTGGTTTCTGTGGGATTGCCATTGGCATCATACACATTAATGAATTGATTGAACACAAAATAACCCACGGGCTTGCTTCCGAAATAAAATACCGTATCAAAAAGCACCGGTGTCAGGGTATAATTGGTAGCTGTGATGGTGAGGGTGGTGCTGGTACCATCTGGTTTTTTAAAGGTAAACTGGGCCGAATTGCTGTTGTAGAGTGCATCGGAAAGAGTTGCGGTACTGAAGTTGGTAGCACCATTCACGGCTGTCAGCTGCCAGCCACGCTGCACGCCCTGCTGGCCAGCAGAAGAATTTTTATACACATACAGCACAAACCAGTAAATCTGATTATTGGCCTGGGCAGGGGCCACTTCAAAACCCATATCCCCGTTGGTAGTTCCCGATGAAAGCGGTGTTCCCGGCGAAAACCCAAGTCCGCTCTGTCCGTTTTGAATCTGGCTGGAAATCTGTCCAGTCCGATCCAGAAAACTGTAACGATCTGATGGATTCTGGGGAAAGCTGATGATGTAGTTCAGCAAGTCTTCTGCTTTAGGATATGACGCACTAAAAGGATCAATATTTGTAGGAACTGCTTTGTACCAGAGGTATTGCGGGATTTTGGTTACTGTATCCGCTCCTTCGGTAATGGTAACCAGCATGAGTCGGTGGATATAATATTTCAGGGAATCTTCATCACGGGGTGCAAGAACAGATGATCCGGAGTTTTGCTGAGATGTATCTGTGGCTGGCTGCGCGTCTTGGTGTTTGCGACAACCAGTTTGCCATACAGCGGTACCTAGCAGCAACAAGCTACAGGCAAAAACTGGCAACCAATTGCTTATCCGTACCTTTTTTGTTCTTCGGATCAAATGACGGAGGGACATAGGAAAAAAATGAAACAACTTTTGTATGCACTACCTGAGATAAGGTTTAAACAAACCAGCAGCCCGGTAATCAACCATCCCTTCAAAACGCTTCAGGGGCAGACTTCCCTGAATTACGCGGTATTGTTGTGCCTGACTTGCCAACCGGGCAGTGGATGTGGTTCGGTAACTGCCGGTGGTCAGATAATTGAACACATCTTGCAGATTGGGATCATTGGGATCTCCCCAGTTATAGCCTATATAGTCATATTCCAGTTTGTTGGGAACCATTCCTGTAAAATAATCCCCATATCCTGCAGCATTTTTGGTTTGAAAATTCACAGAATACAGGTCGGCCGCATGGATTTGTTGTCCGGCTGAGTCATACTGAATAGGCCAACCAAAAAATCCAACCGGTTTGCCATAAGTAGTATCACCTACCAGCTGCACATCCATGTAAGGCTTCAGGTTGTTAATTGTCAGCTCGCTGGCAGAAACAGTGTTGTGGGATACAATGAAAAACACGTGTTCCAGATTGAAGCTACCTGTATTCTGATAATTGATGGTAATAGGCAATTGCAGATCGGTAGCGTGTGCCGTGAGCCGATCATTGTAGACATATGAATACATGGCCTTGCCATTTGCAGCAGCAGGAGCCAATTTATTGTCAATATATTCTGCTGTTTGCACAGCCCCGCCTCCATTGTATCGTTCATCCATGATGACAGTAGTTACACCAGAGTCGGCAAACATTTTAAACACAGCATCCAGTTCATTTTTGGTTTCCGTGGGTTGGTTGTTCGAATCATAGATACTAACAAACTGATTGAATACGAAATAACCCACCTTTTTACCGTTGGATAAAGTATACACCGTATCAAATAACACCGGATTTACCTGATACTGTGTGGACTGGATGGTGAGGGTAACAGAAGAGCCATCCGGTTTTTTGAAAGTAAATTGTGCACTTGGTGAATTGTAGAGTGCATTTATCACCAAGTTATTATCTGAAATATTGGTATTTCCGTTGATGGCCGTAATCTCCCATCCCCGTTGTACGCCCTGCTGCCCAGCGGAAGAATTCTTATAGACGTACAACACCACGAGATGAAGTTGATTATTATTATCGTAGGCATAAGCCGGCTGAAAACCCATATCGCCGGTTACTCCGCCCTGAATCAATCCGGAAACCGCACCCTGCCTATCCAGAAAACTATAGCGATCAATCTTTCCTCCTGTTTGCGGATTAATAGGATAACTGATGATGGTGTTCAATAAATCTTCTGCTTTGGGATATTTAACATCGTCAAATGGATTGATGGTGCTGGTAGGCACCTGGCGATACCATAAATACAAAGGCAATGAATCGTGATAATAGGCCATAGCCTGATCATCAAATGCAACCAACATATAGTGGTAGATGTAATATTTCAGCGAATCTTCTTCAGAGATATTGTTGGATCCGGAGGAAGGATTGTTGTTATGATTTTTTTTGCAACCCGCACCAGCAGCCAGTACAAATCCTAATATCACGTAGCATAGCGCATTTCGGAAAAAAAATGATTTTTTCATAGGTGATATATTTTTTGTAAACAGTATAATGAACGTAAACAAGGCACAAAAGGTTGTGAATATACTGACAAATTACGAAAAACAATAAAATTTACCCTGCAGAAATTTCCAGCATCCGTGCCAGCGGGCGGTAGGCTCTTTGACGCAAATCTTCATCCAGCACAATCTCTGGTTGCTCATACTTCAGGCAGAGATACAGTTTTTCGAGAGTATTCAATTTCATGTGCGGACAGTTATTGCAGGCACACTGGTTGTCCGGAGGCGCTGGAATGAAGGTTTTATCCGGATAATGCTTTTCCATCTGATGCAAAATACCGGCTTCTGTAGCTACAATATATGTGTTGGTTGTATCCTTTCCTACAAAATTCAGCAACCCTGTGGTGCTCCCGATGTAATCAGCCATATTCAGCACAGCTTCTTCACATTCAGGGTGGGCAATCAGTTTGGCATCCGGATAGCGCATTTTGAGTCGGGTGATTTTTTCAACGGAAAATATTTCATGCACAATACAGGAACCATTCCACAGAAGCATATCCCGGCCGGTTTTTTTGATCAGGTATTTTCCGAGATTTTTATCTGGTGCAAAGATGATAGGCTTTTCCGGCGGCACACTGCGGATGATTTTTTCGGCATTGGATGATGTGCAGATGATATCGCTCAGAGCCTTTACTTCAGCCGAACAGTTGATATAGGAAATCACCACATGATCGGGATGTTGCTCCTTAAACTTCCGGAAAGCTTCAGCAGGTGCACTATCAGCCAATGAACATCCAGCTTTCAGATCAGGCAAAACCACCTTTTTATCCGGACAAATGATTTTAGCCACTTCTGCCATAAAATGAACCCCGGCAAACACAATCATCCGCGCATCCGTACGCGCTGCTTCCTGCGACAATCCCAGACTATCACCAATATAATCGGCCAGATCCTGAATTTCAGATTCCTGATAATAATGAGCCAGCATAACGGCATTTTTTTCCCGCTTCAATATCTGGATTTCCTCAACCAGATTCAGGTACGGATCAATAGGTCGTTGCAGATATCCGTAGGTAGCTAGCTCATTTTCCACATCTGTAATCATGATGATAATAATTGGAATTGAAAATTATTTTAAAAAGCTCATTACTATTAACCCTGTGCATTTGTGGAGAAAAATTTAACGATCTGCTTGCAAAATTAGATATTCATCATGTGTATAGGTTTATTTCACCTGATTTCCACAGGCTGAATTTCACGTCAGCAAAGCAATTTTCCAGTTTTTCACGAAAAGTGGAAAACCGGGTTGTGGACAAAATCTTATTACCTATTGAGTGGAAAACCGCTTTTTTGAGAGGAACAGATCGGGTAAAAAATCACAGCGCAGAGAGAGGATAAGGGTAAGCACAGATCTGCAGGGTAGTTTTTTCTTGTTAATACTCAGCTCATCCACAACGGATAAACAGTTTTTTAAGCTTTCATTCACATGCAATGGCGGTGTTTTGGGTTTTGCCGGTACAGGTATTTTATTCTATTTTTGCTTGCCTCAAAATAGAAATTAAATTTTTAATATGTCGGTTATTCAGAAGATTCGGGAGAAATACGCCACCCTGATGGTAGTAGCCATCTGTGTAAGCCTGGTTGCTTTTTTGCTGATGGATGCCTTTGTGGGTCCGCGCTCTTTTTTTCATCACAGCAATGATGTGGCAGTAATCAACGGAGAGGGAATTCCCATCACGGAGTTCAGCAATATGGAGCAGGATGCTGAAAATGCTGCCCGTCAGCAGAATCCCAACCTTAGTGATGAAGCCCGCCAGCAGATTCGGGAACAGGTGTGGAACCAGCTGTTGAGTGATGTGATTTTGGGTGATGAATATCAGAAGCTGGGCATTATGGTTACCAATGAAGAAATTGTGGATCGGACGGCTACGCCCGATGCAGATCCACAGATTCAGGCCATTCCTATTTTCAAAAATCCCCAGACAGGCGAATTTGATCCGGGGCGGGTGGTGCAGTTTATCCGCAATATGGACCAGGATCAGACCGGCCAGGCGCGCCAATTCTGGAATCAGATTCAGCAATATCTGTTGCGCTCCATCCCGCAACGCAAATTTTATGACTTGGTAAGGCAATCCATTTATTATCCCAAATGGCTTGCTCAGATGGATCTGCAAGACCGCAGTACAAACGCCACTGTTCATTATGTGTCTATTCCCTACTCTACTATTCCAGATAGTGCCGTGAAATATACAGACCAGGAGCTTCAGCAGTATCTTGACACACATCAGGCATTATTCAAACAGGAGGCCAGCCGCGGCATTGAATATGTGTCTTTTGATGTAATTCCTACGCCGGCTGACAGTGCACAGATTTTAAAGCAACTGAACACCCTGAAAACGGACCTTCAGCAGGCTACACTTCAAAACCTGCCCGGTTTCATCAACCGCAATTCTGATATTCCTTTTTACGATGGTTATCAACCCAAAGATCAGCTCATGACTTCCCAGCGCGACGAAGTGTTTGGGCTTGCGCCGGGACAGGTGATAGGCCCTTATCTGGATAATGGAAGTTATACCATTGCTAGGATGCTGGATAAAAAAGTATTGCCCGATACGGTGGAAGTTCGGTTGATATTGATCAGCACCCAAAATACACCCGACTCTGTGGCCAAACAGCGGATTGACAGCATAGCAACAGCCATCGAAAAAGGAGCTTCATTTGATCAGCTGGCATTGCGATATTCGGATGATCCCGGCAGCCGCCAGCAGGGCGGGCATTACACCTTCAGCGCAGCGCAGGTGCAGGATCCCAATTTCAGCCCGGAAGTCAGGCAGTTTATTTTGTTTGACGGAAAAAAAGGAAGTCATAAAGTAGTGAAAAGCAGCCTGGGATATTTTTATATTCAAATTCTGGA from Thermoflavifilum aggregans encodes the following:
- a CDS encoding phage holin family protein, with protein sequence MNENLFTVLEELRKLLLQYLQTRIALVRTRLLIRLVKAISLILGVLLAGFIVLLVVIFLGIALGYWLGAWMGSYALGFLAVAVLYILIFMLVYVFRRQIFLRPIANLVIHTFLDENDEH
- a CDS encoding S41 family peptidase: MKKSFFFRNALCYVILGFVLAAGAGCKKNHNNNPSSGSNNISEEDSLKYYIYHYMLVAFDDQAMAYYHDSLPLYLWYRQVPTSTINPFDDVKYPKAEDLLNTIISYPINPQTGGKIDRYSFLDRQGAVSGLIQGGVTGDMGFQPAYAYDNNNQLHLVVLYVYKNSSAGQQGVQRGWEITAINGNTNISDNNLVINALYNSPSAQFTFKKPDGSSVTLTIQSTQYQVNPVLFDTVYTLSNGKKVGYFVFNQFVSIYDSNNQPTETKNELDAVFKMFADSGVTTVIMDERYNGGGAVQTAEYIDNKLAPAAANGKAMYSYVYNDRLTAHATDLQLPITINYQNTGSFNLEHVFFIVSHNTVSASELTINNLKPYMDVQLVGDTTYGKPVGFFGWPIQYDSAGQQIHAADLYSVNFQTKNAAGYGDYFTGMVPNKLEYDYIGYNWGDPNDPNLQDVFNYLTTGSYRTTSTARLASQAQQYRVIQGSLPLKRFEGMVDYRAAGLFKPYLR
- a CDS encoding aldo/keto reductase, giving the protein MQTRNLGKSGLQVSAIGLGCMGMSFSYPPFPPKSEMIHLIRTAVDEGITFFDTAEVYGPYTNEELVGEALAPVRRQVVIATKFGFDIRDGKMIGTNSRPEQIRKAVEGSLKRLRTDVIDLLYQHRVDPQVPIEDVAGTVKDLIQEGKVRYFGLSEAGVKNIRRAHAVQPVAALQSEYSLWWREPEAEIIPTLEELGIGFVPFSPLGKGFLTGAIKEDTRLDPNDFRNTVPRFREENRKANMALVALLERIAKEKAATPAQIALAWLLAQKPWIVPIPGTTKLHRLRENIGAVNIQLSAEDLQQIQEALSKIPILGERYGEAQQKQIDR
- a CDS encoding KpsF/GutQ family sugar-phosphate isomerase, coding for MAHPSRHTDLPALTDEEILDIARNTLAKEAEALQQMITYLDDGFIQSVRLIASCSGKVVITGIGKSAIIAQKIVATFNSTGTPAIFMHAADAIHGDLGMIQPEDVVIMLSKSGESPEIKVLLPLIKNFHTPVIAIVGNMQSSLARQADFVLNTTVSQEACPNNLAPTSSTTAQLAMGDALATALIRLKGFSAEDFAKFHPGGTLGKKLYLRVRDLSVHNAKPCVSPDSSIREVILEMTGGRLGITAVVHQDQLVGVITDGDLRRMMEKYEQFQQLRARDVMTIHPKTIHRDALAVEALQLMRQHNITQVVVLDSNGHYDGIIHLHDLIREGLI
- a CDS encoding mannose-1-phosphate guanylyltransferase, which codes for MNKHAYVIIMAGGIGSRFWPVSRADKPKQFLDILNTGKTLIQHTYDRFLRFMRPENIQVITHHQYVPLVREQLPDLPEENILAEPSRKNTAPCIAYASFRIYKQDPHANLLFAPADHLILEETSFTKTCLEAFQFVNGRDALLTFGIKPTRPDTGYGYIQYEPQKSIDHIFKVKTFTEKPDLELAKTFLKSGDFLWNAGIFAWDVRKILEAFQRLQPEMYELFSAASEAMLTPEEPEVMEMTYAQCTNISIDYAIMEKAENVYVIPSDFGWSDLGTWNSAYENMPRDYLENAVAARDVLIVDATRCMVHSSSERLLVLQGLDDFIVVDTPDVLLICKKNREQEIKEYVAEVKRNIGEKYL
- a CDS encoding S41 family peptidase, with the protein product MSLRHLIRRTKKVRISNWLPVFACSLLLLGTAVWQTGCRKHQDAQPATDTSQQNSGSSVLAPRDEDSLKYYIHRLMLVTITEGADTVTKIPQYLWYKAVPTNIDPFSASYPKAEDLLNYIISFPQNPSDRYSFLDRTGQISSQIQNGQSGLGFSPGTPLSSGTTNGDMGFEVAPAQANNQIYWFVLYVYKNSSAGQQGVQRGWQLTAVNGATNFSTATLSDALYNSNSAQFTFKKPDGTSTTLTITATNYTLTPVLFDTVFYFGSKPVGYFVFNQFINVYDANGNPTETKNELDQIFTKFKSAGVKDVIVDERYNTGGSVTTVAYLDSLLAPASAAGQLMYSYVYNDRITAYLDQLSGFPQKVYFGNSTGGLQLDHVFFITSRNTVSASELTFNNLKPYMSVLTVGDTTYGKPVGFFQWSISDYDSLGRIQHLADLYDVNFQTLNASGQGSYFEGIPPNSLQPDYINLNWGDLRDANLQAIQNYILSGSFRQSASLFRSATASALYPRVSLFGTGMQLPSESYRFKGMVLFQSGRNSWRVK
- the nadD gene encoding nicotinate (nicotinamide) nucleotide adenylyltransferase, producing the protein MKIGLFFGSFNPIHHGHLIIASYLAYETDLDKVWLVVSPQNPFKPAGSLLNEYQRLHLAQLAVEGDPRLEASAVEFSLPKPSYTADTLAYLFEKYPHHQFALIMGSDSLQNFPRWKNAGWIQAHVGFYIYPRAGFPVKPDDLPPQGQIVQAPLLDISASLIRRRIREGKPIRYLVPDSVAREIENSHYYR
- a CDS encoding SPASM domain-containing protein, whose translation is MNRAEWQDALRFLKKGTPRRYLNAARVLGSYYLSKWTHRPIQWGFPIALSVEPTTACNLRCPECPSGLRAFTRATGKINPAFFRQIIDELHQDLWYLIFYFQGEPYLHPQLLDMVAYAHQKGIYTATSTNAHFLDTSHARQTVESGLDRLIISIDGTTQDVYQQYRRAGQLEKVLAGAREIVRWKRELHSPTPYVFFQFLVVKPNQHQIPEIKRLAKEIGVDGVRFKTAQIYDYQNGNPLIPDLDHYSRYKKMPDGSYRLKNKLSNHCWKLWHSPVITWDGWVVPCCFDKDASHKMGNLKEQSFRKIWHNEQYSHFRQQLLKGRRHIDICQNCSEGTRVWG